A genome region from Myxococcales bacterium includes the following:
- a CDS encoding GIY-YIG nuclease family protein produces the protein MKKTWSVYILECRDGTLYTGATNDIERRIAMHAAGRGAKYVRARGFARLLHVESAQNKSAAMVREAEIKKFKRHKKLSLLRGQRS, from the coding sequence ATGAAAAAAACCTGGTCGGTATATATTCTTGAGTGTCGCGATGGCACTCTCTACACCGGAGCTACCAACGACATAGAGCGCAGGATCGCGATGCACGCCGCGGGGCGCGGAGCGAAGTATGTAAGGGCGAGGGGCTTCGCCCGCCTCCTTCACGTAGAGTCGGCGCAGAACAAATCTGCTGCTATGGTGCGCGAGGCCGAAATTAAAAAATTCAAACGACATAAAAAGCTTTCCCTTTTGCGCGGGCAGAGATCATAG